In Streptomyces sclerotialus, the DNA window CGTGCCCCGGCCCCGTCACCCGCAGCAGTACCAGCCCGGTGGCCAGCGGCGTGAGGATCAGCCCGCCGGTCCTGCACTGCGCCACCCACGCCGCCGGCACGGACGGCAGCCGGCAGGTCGCCATGATCCGGTCGAACGGTGCCCGCTCCGGGCAGCCGAGCGCACCGTCCCCGGTGATCACCAGCGGCCGGCACCCGGCCGCCGCCAGATGCTCCCGGGCCGGTCCGGTGATCTCCTCGTCGAGGTCGACGGTGGTCACCCGCGCGTCGCCGAGCCGGTGCGAGAGCAGCGCCGCGTTGTAGCCCGTGCCCGTGCCGATCTCCAGCACCTCGTGCCCGTCCTCGACCCGCAGCTCGTCCAGCATCGTGGCCATCAGGGACGGCTGGCTGCTGGAGGAGACCAGCTCCCCGTCGCGCACGTGGGTGGCCAGCGCGCTGTCGGCGTACGCGCCCCGCAGCCACTCCTCCCGGCGCTTCGGATCAGGATGATCGGCGGCCCGCCGCTCGTACCCGCCGGCCACGCCCACGTAGTACACCGGCACGAACAGGTGCCGGGGCACCTCGGCGAACGCCGCCCGCCAGCGCGCGTCGGCCGCCCCGCCGCCCAGCGTGATCAGCCGCACCAGCCCGGCACGGGCCTGCGCGGCGTCGGCGGCGTACGGATCGCTTTCTGGTTCCATGCCGTTACCGCTCATACCTCCACTGTGCGCCAAGTCCTACGTCTCCCGTACTCGGCCGGTACGTCTGAGACCATGGAAGCGTGAACGAGATTCCGCGCGGCACGCTTCAGGAGCAGACCTTCTACGAGCAGGTCGGTGGCGAGGAGACCTTCCGGCGTCTGGTGCACCGCTTCTACCAGGGCGTCGCGGAGGACCCCCTGCTGCGGCCCATGTACCCGGAGGAGGACCTCGGCCCGGCCGAGGAACGCCTCGCGCTGTTCCTCATGCAGTACTGGGGCGGTCCCCGGACGTACAGCGACAGCCGCGGCCACCCCCGGCTGCGGATGCGGCACATGCCCTTCACCGTCGACCGCGCGGCGC includes these proteins:
- a CDS encoding methyltransferase domain-containing protein; amino-acid sequence: MSGNGMEPESDPYAADAAQARAGLVRLITLGGGAADARWRAAFAEVPRHLFVPVYYVGVAGGYERRAADHPDPKRREEWLRGAYADSALATHVRDGELVSSSSQPSLMATMLDELRVEDGHEVLEIGTGTGYNAALLSHRLGDARVTTVDLDEEITGPAREHLAAAGCRPLVITGDGALGCPERAPFDRIMATCRLPSVPAAWVAQCRTGGLILTPLATGLVLLRVTGPGHAEGRFLSTPAYFVRLRSAVPVDRPGGASPDGERTGAPAGTAKVPTEALRDERFHFLHALSAGTLDPGAAYALWRAERRPDRERFGVTVAGERQWAWLDAPDGPHRWPLPSRG
- a CDS encoding globin codes for the protein MNEIPRGTLQEQTFYEQVGGEETFRRLVHRFYQGVAEDPLLRPMYPEEDLGPAEERLALFLMQYWGGPRTYSDSRGHPRLRMRHMPFTVDRAAHDAWLRHMRDAVDSLELAPEHETQLWNYLTYAAASMINSEG